Proteins encoded together in one Rhinopithecus roxellana isolate Shanxi Qingling chromosome 3, ASM756505v1, whole genome shotgun sequence window:
- the BTNL9 gene encoding butyrophilin-like protein 9 isoform X1, translated as MVDFPVSPDFLKPVSLTSSLVFLMHLLLLQPGEPNSEVKVVGPEYPILALVGEEVELPCHLWPQLDAQHMEIRWFRSHTSDVVHLYQEQQELPGRQMEAFRNRTKLVKDYIAYGSVILQLHSVVPSDEGTYGCRFLSNNFSGEALWELEVAGLGSDPHLSLEGFKEGGIQLRLRSSGWYPKPKAQWRDHQGQCLPPEFEAIVWDAQGLFSLETSVVVREGAFSNVSLSIQNLLLNQKKEFVVQIADVFSPGASPWKGAFVGALAALLAVLAGLALGVLQQRRRCQEKLKKEAEKREGKLTAELEKLQKELDWRRAEGQAEWRAAQKYAVDVTLDAASAHPSLEVSEDGKSVSSRRAPPGPALNDPQRFSEQTCALSLERFSAGRHYWEVHVGRRSRWFLGACLAAVPRAGPVRLSPATGYWVLGLWNGCEYFVLAPHRVALTLRVPPRRLGVFLDCEAGKLSFFNVSDGSHIFTFHDTFSDALCAYFRPRAHDGSEHPDPLTICPLRVRGTCVPEENDSDTWLQPYEPADPALDWW; from the exons ATGGTGGATTTCCCAGTCTCCCCGGACTTCTTGAAGCCAGTATCTCTGACCAGCAGTCTAGTCTTCCTCAtgcacctcctcctccttcagcctggGGAGCCCAACTCAG AGGTCAAGGTGGTAGGCCCTGAGTATCCCATCCTGGCTCTCGTCGGGGAGGAGGTGGAGCTCCCGTGCCACCTATGGCCACAGCTGGATGCCCAGCATATGGAGATCCGCTGGTTCCGGAGCCACACCTCAGACGTGGTGCACCTGTACCAGGAGCAGCAGGAGCTCCCTGGCAGGCAGATGGAGGCGTTCCGGAATAGGACCAAGTTGGTCAAGGACTACATCGCCTATGGCAGCGTGATCCTGCAGCTTCACAGCGTCGTCCCCTCTGACGAGGGCACGTATGGCTGCCGCTTCCTCTCCAACAACTTCTCTGGCGAAGCTCTCTGGGAACTGGAGGTAGCAG ggCTGGGCTCAGACCCTCACCTCTCCCTTGAGGGCTTCAAGGAAGGAGGCATTCAGCTGAGGCTCAGATCCAGTGGCTGGTATCCCAAGCCTAAGGCTCAGTGGAGAGACCACCAGGGACAGTGCCTGCCTCCAGAGTTTGAAGCCATCGTCTGGGATGCCCAGGGCCTGTTCAGTCTGGAAACATCTGTGGTTGTCCGAGAGGGAGCCTTCAGCAATGTGTCCCTCTCCATCCAGAATCTCCTCTTGAACCAGAAGAAAGAGTTCGTGGTCCAGATAGCAG ACGTGTTTTCCCCCGGAGCCTCTCCGTGGAAGGGCGCTTTCGTCGGGGCCCTGGCGGCGCTGCTGGCGGTCCTCGCGGGGCTGGCGCTGGGCGTCCTCCAGCAGCGGCGGAGATGCCAAG AAAAGCTGAAGAAGGAGGCCGAGAAGAGAGAAG ggaAACTCACTGCAGAGCTGG AGAAGCTTCAGAAAGAGCTTG ACTGGAGACGGGCTGAAGGCCAGGCTG AGTGGAGAGCAGCCCAAAAATATGCAG TGGATGTGACTCTGGATGCGGCCTCCGCGCACCCCAGCCTGGAAGTGTCGGAGGATGGCAAGAGCGTGTCTTCCCGCCGGGCGCCGCCAGGCCCGGCACTTAACGACCCGCAGCGGTTCTCGGAGCAGACGTGCGCGCTGAGCCTGGAGCGATTCTCCGCGGGCCGCCACTACTGGGAGGTGCACGTGGGCCGCCGTAGCCGCTGGTTCCTGGGCGCCTGCCTGGCCGCGGTGCCGCGCGCGGGGCCTGTGCGCCTGAGCCCGGCGACCGGCTACTGGGTGCTGGGGCTGTGGAACGGCTGCGAGTACTTCGTCCTGGCCCCGCACCGCGTCGCGCTCACCCTGCGCGTGCCTCCACGGCGCCTGGGCGTCTTCCTGGACTGCGAGGCGGGAAAGCTGTCCTTCTTCAACGTGTCCGACGGCTCCCACATCTTCACCTTCCACGACACCTTCTCGGACGCGCTGTGTGCCTACTTCAGGCCCAGGGCCCACGACGGCAGCGAACATCCGGATCCCCTGACCATCTGTCCGCTGCGGGTTAGAGGGACGTGCGTCCCCGAAGAGAACGACAGTGACACCTGGCTGCAGCCCTACGAGCCCGCGGACCCCGCCCTGGACTGGTGGTGA
- the BTNL9 gene encoding butyrophilin-like protein 9 isoform X2, with protein sequence MVDFPVSPDFLKPVSLTSSLVFLMHLLLLQPGEPNSEVKVVGPEYPILALVGEEVELPCHLWPQLDAQHMEIRWFRSHTSDVVHLYQEQQELPGRQMEAFRNRTKLVKDYIAYGSVILQLHSVVPSDEGTYGCRFLSNNFSGEALWELEVAGLGSDPHLSLEGFKEGGIQLRLRSSGWYPKPKAQWRDHQGQCLPPEFEAIVWDAQGLFSLETSVVVREGAFSNVSLSIQNLLLNQKKEFVVQIADVFSPGASPWKGAFVGALAALLAVLAGLALGVLQQRRRCQEKLKKEAEKREEKLQKELDWRRAEGQAEWRAAQKYAVDVTLDAASAHPSLEVSEDGKSVSSRRAPPGPALNDPQRFSEQTCALSLERFSAGRHYWEVHVGRRSRWFLGACLAAVPRAGPVRLSPATGYWVLGLWNGCEYFVLAPHRVALTLRVPPRRLGVFLDCEAGKLSFFNVSDGSHIFTFHDTFSDALCAYFRPRAHDGSEHPDPLTICPLRVRGTCVPEENDSDTWLQPYEPADPALDWW encoded by the exons ATGGTGGATTTCCCAGTCTCCCCGGACTTCTTGAAGCCAGTATCTCTGACCAGCAGTCTAGTCTTCCTCAtgcacctcctcctccttcagcctggGGAGCCCAACTCAG AGGTCAAGGTGGTAGGCCCTGAGTATCCCATCCTGGCTCTCGTCGGGGAGGAGGTGGAGCTCCCGTGCCACCTATGGCCACAGCTGGATGCCCAGCATATGGAGATCCGCTGGTTCCGGAGCCACACCTCAGACGTGGTGCACCTGTACCAGGAGCAGCAGGAGCTCCCTGGCAGGCAGATGGAGGCGTTCCGGAATAGGACCAAGTTGGTCAAGGACTACATCGCCTATGGCAGCGTGATCCTGCAGCTTCACAGCGTCGTCCCCTCTGACGAGGGCACGTATGGCTGCCGCTTCCTCTCCAACAACTTCTCTGGCGAAGCTCTCTGGGAACTGGAGGTAGCAG ggCTGGGCTCAGACCCTCACCTCTCCCTTGAGGGCTTCAAGGAAGGAGGCATTCAGCTGAGGCTCAGATCCAGTGGCTGGTATCCCAAGCCTAAGGCTCAGTGGAGAGACCACCAGGGACAGTGCCTGCCTCCAGAGTTTGAAGCCATCGTCTGGGATGCCCAGGGCCTGTTCAGTCTGGAAACATCTGTGGTTGTCCGAGAGGGAGCCTTCAGCAATGTGTCCCTCTCCATCCAGAATCTCCTCTTGAACCAGAAGAAAGAGTTCGTGGTCCAGATAGCAG ACGTGTTTTCCCCCGGAGCCTCTCCGTGGAAGGGCGCTTTCGTCGGGGCCCTGGCGGCGCTGCTGGCGGTCCTCGCGGGGCTGGCGCTGGGCGTCCTCCAGCAGCGGCGGAGATGCCAAG AAAAGCTGAAGAAGGAGGCCGAGAAGAGAGAAG AGAAGCTTCAGAAAGAGCTTG ACTGGAGACGGGCTGAAGGCCAGGCTG AGTGGAGAGCAGCCCAAAAATATGCAG TGGATGTGACTCTGGATGCGGCCTCCGCGCACCCCAGCCTGGAAGTGTCGGAGGATGGCAAGAGCGTGTCTTCCCGCCGGGCGCCGCCAGGCCCGGCACTTAACGACCCGCAGCGGTTCTCGGAGCAGACGTGCGCGCTGAGCCTGGAGCGATTCTCCGCGGGCCGCCACTACTGGGAGGTGCACGTGGGCCGCCGTAGCCGCTGGTTCCTGGGCGCCTGCCTGGCCGCGGTGCCGCGCGCGGGGCCTGTGCGCCTGAGCCCGGCGACCGGCTACTGGGTGCTGGGGCTGTGGAACGGCTGCGAGTACTTCGTCCTGGCCCCGCACCGCGTCGCGCTCACCCTGCGCGTGCCTCCACGGCGCCTGGGCGTCTTCCTGGACTGCGAGGCGGGAAAGCTGTCCTTCTTCAACGTGTCCGACGGCTCCCACATCTTCACCTTCCACGACACCTTCTCGGACGCGCTGTGTGCCTACTTCAGGCCCAGGGCCCACGACGGCAGCGAACATCCGGATCCCCTGACCATCTGTCCGCTGCGGGTTAGAGGGACGTGCGTCCCCGAAGAGAACGACAGTGACACCTGGCTGCAGCCCTACGAGCCCGCGGACCCCGCCCTGGACTGGTGGTGA